A segment of the Mastacembelus armatus chromosome 7, fMasArm1.2, whole genome shotgun sequence genome:
TGAAAATATAATGTATGTATTACTATTTAACCAAGGCTGAGACATGTAACATAACGCAGGATGGAAACAACACAATGACAATCTTCTGAGAGGGTCACTATATACAGAACAGATGTCACATTAtatacttttatatatatatatatatatatatatatatatatataatgacaATGGCAATggcattttcaatttcagcattATATGGCATCTGATGAAAGTGAATTTGAATATGTGATTCCCCAACCAGGACCATGTCTTTCATAATAACATCTAGCTTCAATCCATccaacacagctgctgcagtaaaCATAGAATAATTCCCATCATGTGGGATTATCTACGAGGAACGTTTAGAAAGTGCCATTCCAGCATGATTGTGAGCTCCAGTACAGATTTATGCTTCGCATGTTTAACGCAGTTTTTCTCATGATTCCATATTCAGGCCTAAATTGGTCAAATGCATCTTGGGAATGTCTGAACATCtggacattttaaataaaagcgGCTGCATAACATTTGAGTTTGGATCAGTTCTGACATGTAAAACGACTTTGCAGATATATCTGGAATTAATTACAATATAGTTGATAagctttatttatgttttgtaatCCAATAAAATAAGGGGTTAACAAAGTGGCTTCTTAGCACAATTGGCTGCAGATTACTAAAGCCCAAGTAACATTATATTTTTGATGTTACGCCTTctggcagacagaaaacacactacACTCTGAAAGCAGATCTGCTCATCAAACATTTAGCCTTCAGGTTAGTGGGACAAAGGCTAGAACACGACCCATTacacacttttttcttttctctactttCACAATATTCAGTGCAGATGAGACATCTGATGTAAGACGCTGCTctctgcattgttttattttgtttctagGACCATGTTTTTGTGTCCAACAGTAGCTCACAACATGCCTGATACACGTCTTTCCCAACATACAGACAGCAGACAGCATTCCACGCTCATTATCACAATAGCTTAACATTTAGGTCACATatagaaaaactgcattttttccCAGCGACAGGTGGAGGAACGTGATTTGCACAGCTACATAAAGTATGCATGATTTAAAATAAGTCTTCCAAGTCCAACAACATTACAACAATCTAAAGAAACATTAGTTTAACTTACTCTGGCAGTAAAATGAAGCAGTTTAGAAAGTGCTTCTACAAGCTTGATACAAAAATTATACGACTACGTGCATATCCTGATAAAGACGTGATCCTGTCTACATACAGAGTTTATTAGCTGCTTCATGGCGAAATAAGAATTTGCTGAGCGTGAGCGTGTCGTGTTTAGATGGCAAAACTGTTATGGAACTACTTTTCATTCCTCATGTAACGGTGCGTGTGGCTAAGAAAGGAAAGTACAGATGCAATAGCAGGCGTTCCCACCATGGCAAAACGCTCCCAGGCAGCCCCCCTTTAATCTACCAAGACCCTCTTAAATCATTTGGATGAAATAACTATTGATTTGCAGGAAAACAAATAGCTTTATGCTAGAGATTATCTTTGAATTAAGTTGAGAACACATACATTAATAGTGTTTTAAGCAGGAGGATCAGTGCATGTCACAGCTGTTTCATGTCCATGAGACTTTCAGTGGGAGGTGGAAGGTCACGCTGCTGTGCTTCACCTTAGCTGAGCCTCAGAGCCCGTGTGGACAGCAGCACCCACAGTGGGGTCCTGTGTTTCCAGAGGCCGAGGCCAGAGCTCAGTGAAGGCCTTGGTGTGGGTGAGCGAGGGTGGGGGATGCTGTGGGGCAGAAGAGACAGGACATCGCCCAGTTCACTGCTTGGTTATATCGCCTTTCTTTAGGATGATCTGCCGCTGCCAGGGCGCCAGCTTGGTCTCGTCGTAGCCCAGAGTCCGTAGTCGCTCCAGCTCTGtcttctcctccatctccttgGTCTGTTTGGCCAGTTCCTCTGCTTTTCTGGATGCATCCATGAGGAAAGaggccaaataaataaatgaataataaaatacataaaacctATTTTCTAGAccatcaaaaaaacaaaacaacaacaactaaacCCCCAAAATAATATCCAGAAACAGTTAAAACTATTGGTtcaaattataatatataatatatattataatataatagaTCTGttacagcacaacacaaagTCTGGCACCGGCACCTGTTCTCTGGGAAAACTGTATAAACTACTTCATCCTAAAGACGTTTGATGTGGTTGAGGTCCTGGTTCTATGGAGACCAGTCTAGGTGTTCAGAACCAAACTGGGAAACCTAATGGGCCTTTCTTTGTTGGTGCAGAGCATCGACATGTTGAAACACTTTTGGCTTCTGCTGCATAAACTTTCTCTTCACTGTGACTAGAAGGAGTCGGACAGAGCAGTTATCGATTAGTCTTGTGCGTTTGCTGTCACACAGGTGCAGACCAAGCCAATcgatcagccaatcagaagcgtCAGGGGGAAAACGCGTGTCGTTAAAGTCGAGTCGCGATTGGCTGTTTTACTCACGTGAGGATAGTTTGAAAAACACCTGTAGCGAAGGGGTGGAAGATTTTACAAGAAGTTTTGGAAACTACACGGGTCTTTTCCCATTAGTAGTTTTTAGACAGCTCTCACGGAGACATGTGGCTTCTCCCAGACTCAAAGTGACcggtgagtgtgtttgtctggtgGGCGTATGGCCTTACCATTCCCCCTTCCTATGGTTCATACACTTAGCGTGGgttttctctctgtattctTTAGTGTAAGATCAAATGTGCAGCtttctttgctgttgtttgaCTCGACAGTGAGAAACAAGCGGCACCGACTAGTGAGCTGCAGGTTTGTCCCCAGTTCAGGTCTAATcccatgtaaatgtaaatatgtgtggGATAAATAATGTTTCCTTACCTCTTTTGTTCCCTGTCACATCAGGAGAACGGAAGCACAACAAGAGACGGTGTAAATATCTCAAAGAGCAGCAACAGTCAATAAAACAACTGGGATATTATCATAAGGCTCCTCTGGGACAGAATAACAAGGGAACGTCATtaggaggagacagaaaaaccaGAACCTAaatgaagacaaacatttttccaaaacatttaataaagaCTATTAAAGGATGtgagaacaacaacaacgatgatgatgatgatgacgacaacaattctgctgtttgtttgttagttaaataaacatcaaaacaaaaagacattttgtgGAGCAGCTTCTCAGCATCTCAGTCATCTCGTTACAAAATACTTGACACCTTACAAACTGTGTGAGCAGCTCACACACTTACGGCTCAGATCCTGCAGGTGAGGCTTGTTGTACTGTTTGACTGTGGACGTGCAGTCATGTGGGTGTTGGGGCAATAGAGGCTCAGTGTCACAACTTAGAAATTAGTTTTTCAAAGAAGAGATTTTTGGAGTTAAAATGCTGTTAACAGAAGAACAGCACTGATTGTTAACACACAATTCAACACTAAACTGCACAGTACagcagtgttgtgttgtgttgtgtcgtGCACTCAAACCTGATGCTCATTAAGCAACATGCACTGTTTGTTGTGCACATGGAAAAACTCCAGAGTGGTAGAAATGTTTTCTTGGACTTTAGTCCAGCTGGTTAAAAAGAGATGCACTTGTTGATCAGCCCTGTGCACAGAGTGTGTTCATGTTGGGATAATGTGCTGTCTTAAAGTATATTTTACTCCTGATATACTAAGTTCATTTCAAAGTGAGGCACAGCTTCGCTACTCACCTCtcttcatccattttcttcttcataatGTCTCTCCTCCAGGCTGGCATCGACGCCAGGCGAgctgcctcctcctcagcctgtagagggacagagggacagaggggtCGGGGGACAGTCATACAAGTTGATAACTGTAACATTAACGGGGGGCCCTGCTGTCACTGGTTCACAGCTCATCAGTAAACAGATGTTTACAGTGAATTTGAAGTTGTCTGTCTCCCGACTGTCTTTTAATGACAACACGCACCAACATGAATTGATGCTTTCTATGGAGTAATACTTTCATGCTGTCAGTGCAGACTGGTGCCTTTTCAGTTGATTTGATTATAATGTATCACATTAACATGATCTAACTGGGCTTTGAGACCATAATCGGTCACAGTCATTAGTTGGTACTGAGGCGTTTCCTGTCTGTTTAAGCATCATGCACAGATGTGAAAGAGCCTTCATGGAAGTCTTAAAAGGCTAAACACTGTATATCCCGCACTATGTAAACTGATGAATGGAATAGCAGCAAATACAGCTCACAACAGagccactgtttgttttttttatttcaataaactaaagtcttttaaaatgacaggTTATTGTTTTACAGGATGTCCTCTCAGacagtgcacacatgcagtAACTGGatccttttctgtctttcaggcTGTAACTGGAGGTGGAACAGGTGCAGAGAACGAGGGATGTCTCATCTTCACCAAAGGAGATGCATTACCCTTTAGCATTCCTTATTACTAACACCTTTCAAACATGAATCCAGGTAAGGACACCTACACAATTAATGTTTAATGATTTCCCTTGGGAATTgcagagcaagaaaaaaaaggtatAATTACAAGATGTAATTCATTGACATGGTCAGTTATGGATTTTATTACTAGTGGAAAAAAGATTATTTACTGTTTATCCATAATTAACATAAGAGTAGTCTGGATTCCTTAATGCGGCGGTGTTTTTACAACCATCCCTGTCCTACCTACTGCAGATTACctagatcaggtgtgttcagccaactAATGTTTGCTTCATTAGGTGCAGGCTAGAGGCATATTACCCATGATGCATTTATGTCCAGTGGTATATTCAGCATATTTATTGAGCGCTGTCACATGCCCTAAATGCAGCTTGTTAGCAGGACGTGCAGTCAAACCATCGGCTAGGAGGAATTTATTTTTAGCAAGCAACCATGCTTATGTTTAATCAGTGACACCTGAACCTCTAACCCTCACTGCTCATTTAACTTGCATCACAGCAATCACATAAATACCTTGGTATCAAAACCCTCAATCCGTCTCGTCTAGAGCACCGAAGAGACACAACACAAGAACTTAACCTGTTTCAAATTGTGCTGCTGCAGGGTTATTTAATGGGGGAATGAATAATTAAGCTGAACTGTTGAAGCTGAGAGTAATTAAAAAGAATAATCTGAAGAACACTTTAGTAACCCCTGAGGGGAACTTCATGTGCTCTTCTAACAAAAGTAAGACTGTAAGAAGTAAAAGCAACAGTCCAGGTCATgctggttatttatttattctcagTTAAAGGAGTTtatagaaaatattaaaaagaatgAGACTGTTTTCATAACTCGCATCTCAACTGTGCATCAGCTGAGTACTCAGTTCAGATGTGACCAGGGTTCACTGTAGTGTCCTTGTGGCTCCTGTAAGCTGCAGATAGCATGACAGCGGGTGGTGCTAAGAGGGTTATTTTAGGATTATCTTGATGCTGCAGTAGATGCACTATGAGAATAGTGTGTTTCTCACATTCAAGAGCTCAGTGTTTGACAATGACTCTTTCCTTGATATGTGTAGCAGGCTGATTATTGAGATGTCTTATCAAATATATGAATATTGACTGACTCACTCATCTTAGATGCGTATCAACAGAGTAACTCCAGCTATTAATGTGATgtgagaaaagacaaacatacTGAAATCCTATAATCGCGAAATCTGAACAAACTTTATTTCTAACATCAACgtacaaatgaaaaattaaactgTGGGAAGTTTGAGCAAATCTCAGTCAAATTCTGTTTTGAGTAACAAAAGGATGGAGCACACGTCATGAAACTCGAATTTGATGTTTCATTTAGACAATAATCCGAATCGATATAATCTGAGCAGTTTACGATACCTGCGAGTCTTCACGATGTACTGAGAGCACACGTCGTACAAACAAAACCATTAGgtcacagacaaaaaaaacactttcaaacacTGAGCAACTTTAAAATCTTTGCAAACCCTCCAACACCTAATTTGTTTTGAGTTTGACCGACAGTCACGTCAAATCGttgttgttttcactgcagttgTCAGCAATAAAAGGTTTCATTTGGTTTTATTAATTCTCTTGCTAGTAGCATCTAACGAGATTCTCTGTGAAACAAATTTCTAGCCTCTGTGAGATGGTGAATCATTGACACCATCTCTGtataaaatgtcttcattaCAAACCAGCTGTTCCATGTTTGACTAATTTTGTGATTCATTACAAAGACGATCTAGACGAGCACAACACACTGCGACTCATGGCAAATCGTTTCCTTTAAAAAGGTGCAGCGTGGCAATAATCGTACCAGACTCTCGTACCATCTCGGTTAAATGGTTAAACCTTTCTTATCATCCACTTAAGCAAATGCAAATGGTGAAGTCAATACAGCTAAGAGGATGCTCTTTGCTTTGGTGCAGTTAAGTCCCTTATGTGACATGTCCCAAACAACAACACACCAGATTAGTTTCCTGTCTCAGCATACTCTCTGCTCAGATCAGTTCCAGATCTGAGCAGGTGAACTGGTCTTTTAATAGACCCTTAGGCTCCCAATTgttagatatcaaaaagctcagcttccttttctttccaaaAAGCAAAGCTTCGGTCAATGTATCTGATAATGTCCTCATTGCTAAACTCTTTAAGCTCATAGATCACTTGAATTGAGTCTTCATTAGGTTTGTCGCTGGTCGATAGTTCGTCAGACTGAGGTTCCTCTATGATTTTAACAGGTGGAACATCTTTCACTGGATTTGGTCCCAAGCTTTCTGTTGTATCTGTTGAGACCTTCCCTGTTGAATCAGTTTCAGTTACCGAGCTCTGCATGTGATCCTGCTCTGGACTTTGCCCACTAGAAGCCACAGTCTTATTTGATGACTCCCCCTGAGCATTATCCTCAGATGAGTCCTTTAGGGCTCTGTCCTCCACACGCTGGCCATCGTCAGATTCACCTTCCTGGGTTGAAGGTGGTAATGATGCAGAACCATCTACTGGGGAAGGATGTGGGGATGGTGCCTGTGGAGGTACTGGTGCAGGATATgtaggtggaggaggtggaggatgaGAAGGTGGGGGAGGAGGTGAGTCCTGCACTGACGTAGCGGACATGTCAGGAGACATGGAACATAGAGAAGCTGTCATCACATCTCCCCCATCATCCAAATCTCCAAAATACTTAAACTTTATATCTTCAAAACCATCAGCCCAGTCTCGTGTCCCTTTCTCAATTTCCTCCATCACTTCCTTGTGAAACTGCCGTATGACTTCCCATTTATGGCTACCGAGACGGTCAAACATTTCATAGCACAACAGGTGGCGGAATTTGCGCTCGTTGCGGGACATGTTCATTTCCAGCAGCTGGAAATATCCCAGCATGAAAAGGTCCAAGGTTAGGCTTTCATACCTTACAGGTGACCCGTTGATGTGTGGCAGGAAGTGCTCTGGCCAGTAGATCATCTGGGCATGACTCAGCCTGCGGATCTGGCGTGTGGGGACTTGACTCATGATTGTTCTCCAATGACCGATCAGATTTCCTACTACTTGCTTTGACTTCATGAAAAGGAGGAGTTTGTCATCTTCACTCTGCATCTCCTCACCAACCTGTGCACTAAACTGGTTGTAGTCCTCCCAGTCCACATGTAAATGATTTCCTCTCCTGCCAGTGTATTTAATCCGATAAGACTCAGAGATGGTGTACTTTCGCCAGTGTTCGAGGAACAGCAAGACGATTCTCTCTTTCCTCATTTCAATGCATTCCTGGACATAGCTCACGTCCGTCTGCACCTCCAAGCTTCTTGTTGGTTGGTCGTTACTCAGAATGGGCTCTGCAGGAAGAACCTGGTTAAACTCTTCACTATTAGTTGGAGCCGTTATCTCTGGGGATGAATATGTCACAGGAGCATGAGATGCAATGATAACTGCTTCTTCAACTAATGGTAAGACCGATTCCTTCACTGAAGGTAAATCTCTACTGGTACTGGGCTCCAAGACCACGGTAGAGGAACAGTTGATACTATCCTCACAAATTGTCTCTGGAACATAACTAGACGCACTTGCCACAGGGAGTGACCTCTTGCGTTTGTAAACCCTATTTGCTTTGTTGTCTGCAGATTGCGACTGATTCTGAATTTCATAATTGGCCTTCAGGTTCCTCACTGAAACTCCACACTGCTTTATCTCCTTCTCCACTTCCTCTCTCGTTGAGAAGGACTGGGACCGTCCAATAAAGCCGGTGCTTGCCGACACCGCTGTTTCAGACTGATCAGTGTTCACATTCCTTGGCTCTTCTTGAGAATATCTAGGACATATAAGATCCAGGATGTCTATCTCTTTACCCCCCAGGGTGGCAAGAAGAATGGCCATACTCTTGAGCAGGGTTGAAATCTTGCTGCACCAGGCTGGAAGATCTTCAGCTTGGCCATGTACCTGCTTTGGATTAACTGAGAAGTGACCTTGATTGAGGGCAGCAGAAACAGGTAGGAGCTGGTGAAGCTCATGTTCTAGTTCTTCCAGCTCCTTCTCAACTTCTGAGACCTTGTGCATGACCTGTAGGTTCTCAATTTGCTTCTCAATACGGTTTAGATCATCCTCTGTCATCAGTTCCCCAAATGGTCCTAAAATGCCATTGTGGACGTGCGAGTAGTGCCATTCCTGAGGCTGGTAGTTCCCACTTCCCGCAAACTAAATCAGAGGTCAAAAGAGACcagaagacaagaagaaaaggggaggagggggaTTCCTTCAGGTTGAGGTTCCTGGTGTGAACACACGCTTCAGTGCAAATCCATCCTGACACACAGGGTTTACATGGATTTAGTGGTGCAATGGCACTGCCTCATTACAAGCGCAAAAccttttactttgtttttgagACTAAAAAACTTTGTCCTTTCTTAATTAGTTGGAAAAATGATTAATAATCTATatttatgaatatgaatattggTTTGGGTATTACAAACTTACAGCATGTCTACATTTGTACGTTTGGGCACTGCAGACCTTTTGCTCAAACCTCTTTAAAGCTTCTCTCACCATTTTTATGAGTCAGTTTTTTTATGCTCCCTGTTGATATTAAAGGGTAACTACACGAACACTGACAATTCAGCTTTTAATGTCATCCAGCAGTTCAAATTTTTCATGCTCTTGCTTCTTGCTTTTCTGTTCACAACCCAAATATGGTGCAGTGTCAAGTACTGACACCAGTgcgacagacagacacacttgACTCCACCCTTACAGTGACAGGAAACCAGACTGGATGCAGTTAAAGGTGCAACAGAAACTGTCAGTCCAGAGGGGACGGGGGCATGAGACTGTTTTGAGTAAGAGACTTGAGGTAGAGTTACTCTTTAACACGTTATGATCTGCTGGTCGTAGTAAGAAACTGCATTCACTATTCGTATAATGAATCATTATAAATATTAGTCTAATTCACACTTCGtttagatgttttgtttttattgctggTTGACCTGTAGTGTGAATGGGCCTGGCATCACACCACTGAATCAGCATGTAACTTGAAGTGGCAAAACTCCATCAAACACTAACCCACACTGTGAATCTGTTAGTCAGGTGTGTGTTAACGCTGTGATGGGCATTGTGGGAAAGCATTCACTTCACTGCAGTCCAAAAACCTGTTGCTATTTGCAAACACTTCAtgtgtaaaaaagaaacatgcatTGAGATGCCTAAAGAGACACAGATGTCATTTTAAAGGTGCAGGGATAGCTGCATTAAGAGCTACCTACTGTATGGGTCATGCAATTACTAATCGGTTATCTAAAACATATCACTAAAATACTTGTGCATCttattttaagatatttaagatattttaaacATTCAGACGATATCACTGCATCTCAAACAGAACACCAGATCAGCAGCACAAGGGCAATGAAGAGAAAATACTACCTGCTGGATAATTAATAATAAGATCGCAATCCTTGATAGCAATAAACTATTAGTTGGTCAAGTTTTATCAACTGGGTTCTTCTTCTCTTCAAAATTCAGATGGCTACAGTGTGAATAGACAATAAACACTCTGTTTATCAgagtgtttattgtgtttattatcAGAGACTGTTtatcaaaagtttaaaaacagagCATGTTGGTGAAACATGTTCACTGTGCTGACTGAAACTGTTTGTCATTAACTTCAGCCATGGCATTATAACATAAGTGCAGGTTTATAATTAACTGAAGTCAGTTAAACTGCAAAAATGCTTTAAAGGTGACCAAGTCCTTATCTGCAGTTCAGTGACGACACTGAAGCACCTATCTATCATAGGTATCATAGGCCTGACTCCCAGTGGATGTATCACACTTAACAGTTTATAGGCAAAAAGATAAAGCATGcataaatattagaaatgaaTCCATACAAGCTTATTGTTCAAACTCCACACTCAAAGCCAAGCAGCAGCTATCCCTTTTGTGCCAGTTATACAGCTGCAGCCATATGCAACGAATGTAACACAGCATTTTAAATTTGCAGGACCACAAATGGGATAACTAAGACATGGTTAAGTCTTTCTGCAACGTAATGCTCACCTTGCGcttgttttcttcctcctcttgcaTCTTGGCCTGCAGCTTTCGCACCATTACCTGCCTCTTCCATTCAGGGATAGCTTTTCCCTGTTCATCATGAGTGGGCACTAGTGCCTCCACATCTGCGAGGCTACTCTTCCGCCCCGACTCTGCTCCTGCCGTGCCACCACCACCGGTTCCATTGATCGCAGAGTTGGAGGACAGTTGCTCGTTGCTTGCGGACGTTGACATGGTCTTTGCAGATCCAGAACCAGTGGGACTTGGGCTGGGACTTGGGGTGGTAGGAGGGGAGGTGACAGAGGGATTAGCTGGTGGAGGGGATGGTGGTTTGGCTGGAGGGCTGGATGGGCGTGTCTCTGGTGGAGATGTGGTATTTTCCTGGAGGAAAATAAAGACGGACATGAGCAGAATAACATGATAACTGGTGGATGTTTTAACCAGTAACCACTTTCTTAACTAGAAGTCTTGAGGAAATATAATGAAACAGTGTCTCACTCTATGATTTATTCACTATAAATGATTTATTGCCTTTTGATTTTTAGCCATAAGGGACCAATGACAGCACTGTATACCATTTAAACAGCACAATGCATTATGGTCTATACTGGACGAAGGAAAAGTCGGAATATTTCAGTATGTATGTGATTTCGTTGCTAATGGCCTACTTCACTGTGATCATGGAGGGACATTATTGAGCGGGACACTGACTGAGGATGATGTTACTGGATACACACATAATATTAGAGATCATTTTGGATCGTTGCTGTTCCTTTTGCAGGTTCATGTGTCTCAGCATGTGTTCGCATTTACCGGGGcttgattttaaaatgcaaacagtgaCGTCACTTCCCCACGTTGTGGCACAAAGTCAGTAAATTTAACAATTTCATAATTGTCACACACATATCAGTAGTGGACCTACATTGTCGCCCGAGGGTCCGCTGTTGGAAAAGACAGTAGTATAGCCTTTACTGTGAGGTGTGGGCTTGAGGCTCTTCCCCGCTTTGATTTCTGCCAGGAGCTCCGAGTTGTCACCAGTGGGGGACATCATGTTGAATGATTTGGTGCCTGCAGACAAAAGGATGGAGCAGAAAAATTAGAAGAGCTCTGCAAGACACTGAACAAAGGGGAGTGAGAGGAGCCCTGGGTGGCATTTCAGTCTTGATCAGACAGGAAACAATGCAGACCTGGACCAGGTTGGACCAGTGATCAGAGGTCATTATCGTACAGCGAGTCACTATAATCATTAAACTTAATAAGTCTGCTTTTTGATTAGTTTGCAACAAAGCCGCAAATTCAGACAGATTTCAACCATGAGCTCTTCTGATGACGCTGTTACTCATGTCTTATTTCCACAGGGTTTGCAGATTCATACGTAAAAGGTAGCAGCAACAAATTAACCACGTACAATAGAAGAATATTTAAACAACAAATTCATCATTAATAACAGctacacatttatttaataagAATGTAAAGTTCACATGTCCCAAATACATCAAAAGTCAACAACTACCTCACCTGTCTTAGTGAATTAAATCTCCTCAGTCCCTCATTCAATCACTCATTTTCTATTTGGAATGGAAAGTACGTCCTCCAGTAAAAGTGTTCCCTGCCGAGGTGGCCTCGATGGGGTCTAGCTGGACTCAAACCTTCACTAGTCTACTGGCCCTGCTCACTCTCCCTtgctcaccctctctctctctctgtcgggGAGGAGACAGCAGCTTTCTGTTAAAGACCCATCATCACAGTTGGGGGAAATCTAAAGGAATCACCAGTAACTGAAAGTGACAGCGAGCCATTGGCAAGCTGGCCGggaattaacacacacacacacacacacacaggcaccctTCAGTCCCCGCCTTGTTAGTCCGTCCTACCAGACCAATCCTGTCCACAGTTtactcatacacacattcagGACATGCGTACAGTCTCGCCTCACATTTGAGGGGTAAGATGGAGAGCCTGGTGACGGACACCAAACCATGTCAAGTTTGGCCTGTGTGATAAAAGCAAAGAGCCACCAATGTTCCTGTATGACGTGTAGTAACTCACTTTATGGCCAGTGGGTTATATAGCTGCCCGATGCAGTGAGTGCTACTAAAGACGGTCTGAAAATCAAATCCTTGTAAGAATATTCAGACTTAAAATGTAATTGGATTAGTCACAAAAGtcctgtttttgctttttaaagtaAGGCAGCTTACCTTCACCCATTTTGTTCTTACAAATCTTCACTGAGCAGCTCCAGGGCCAGTCATTACTTCCAGTCAGACGTGGTTACGGCTATAGAATAACTGCGGAGCGAAGCTgctgcacttgtgtgtgtgtttgaggatgTGGGTGTGGACTCAGGtgtgacacagtgacacataGAGAACATTTGACAAATGGCCTTTCACGGCACAAAGTGTGCAGCTCTGATCCTGCTGCTGCATCTGTTAACACCTGCGCTGTCACAAGCCGCTTCAGGTAGAGACGTATTTCCTCTAATCTAAAGAATATAAACCTCTGCATTCTGTTTTTCAATCATCCATTGTGTACGTTGCCTTTGTCTCAACAAGTATATCTGAGCTATAAATCATCATCTTCACCTCTTGAATGTGTTGGTGG
Coding sequences within it:
- the espn gene encoding espin, which codes for MVVEGDRALLAARQGDVQTLKVQLAAKEITSDVKDALGASPVHHAARAGKLACVRFLVEEAGLPGNSQANNGASPAHDAAATGNLACLQWLLTQGGCRPEDRDSSGATVLHLASRFSHHEITEWLLKTGEGDPGASTDTGALPVHYAAAKGDLPSLRLLLGHSPSFVNAQTKNGATPLYLACQEGQLEVIQYLVKECGADPSIRANDGMTPLHAAAQMGHNTVIVWLMSFTDINLTDRDADGATAMHFAASRGHAKVLSWLLLHGGEIVTDNWGGTPLHDAAENGELECCQILVVNGVDLGIRDQDGFTATDLAEYNGHSQCAKYLRTVENMSVEHRVLSRDPSMDLEYKQPDSGLSSPNATMPPASQTAHFDISSPSSSLSNYDSANSSHFPIRSSVHTKCSYVDHVCVSGASESAISDMQAYMDMLNPEIGADVPKKNETPADAASKHPPPPPTYPPPPPPQSPSVPPPPPSYPAPQPPRESSAEFLKVKSNLRHVDNNTGKKELIPGENPEKLRRVDSNRKSRSFSKQPSTGDYYKTLGSDTAESRGSKGMAPNEEVRPLPLDSVKNGTADESVPPPPPPPPPPPPPPPPSNPMPAPPPPPPLPQETSTNQRRPSSSSGSTKSFNMMSPTGDNSELLAEIKAGKSLKPTPHSKGYTTVFSNSGPSGDNENTTSPPETRPSSPPAKPPSPPPANPSVTSPPTTPSPSPSPTGSGSAKTMSTSASNEQLSSNSAINGTGGGGTAGAESGRKSSLADVEALVPTHDEQGKAIPEWKRQVMVRKLQAKMQEEEENKRKFAGSGNYQPQEWHYSHVHNGILGPFGELMTEDDLNRIEKQIENLQVMHKVSEVEKELEELEHELHQLLPVSAALNQGHFSVNPKQVHGQAEDLPAWCSKISTLLKSMAILLATLGEEPRNVNTDQSETAVSASTGFIGRSQSFSTREEVEKEIKQCGVSVRNLKANYEIQNQSQSADNKANRVYKRKRSLPVASASSYVPETICEDSINCSSTVVLEPSTSRDLPSVKESVLPLVEEAVIIASHAPVTYSSPEITAPTNSEEFNQVLPAEPILSNDQPTRSLEVQTDVSYVQECIEMRKERIVLLFLEHWRKYTISESYRIKYTGRRGNHLHVDWEDYNQFSAQVGEEMQSEDDKLLLFMKSKQVVGNLIGHWRTIMSQVPTRQIRRLSHAQMIYWPEHFLPHINGSPVRYESLTLDLFMLGYFQLLEMNMSRNERKFRHLLCYEMFDRLGSHKWEVIRQFHKEVMEEIEKGTRDWADGFEDIKFKYFGDLDDGGDVMTASLCSMSPDMSATSVQDSPPPPPSHPPPPPPTYPAPVPPQAPSPHPSPVDGSASLPPSTQEGESDDGQRVEDRALKDSSEDNAQGESSNKTVASSGQSPEQDHMQSSVTETDSTGKVSTDTTESLGPNPVKDVPPVKIIEEPQSDELSTSDKPNEDSIQVIYELKEFSNEDIIRYIDRSFAFWKEKEAELFDI